One genomic segment of Streptomyces sp. RerS4 includes these proteins:
- a CDS encoding VOC family protein, which yields MNWTLEVVPVPVTDMDRAKEFYADRLGFAVDVDDEVAPGMRVIQLTPPGSRCSIALLRGMPPAPGTKTMAPGTLHGIQLCVTDIETARARLLERGVEVSPVRHVGATGWEEGKGETWNSFLSFEDPDGNGWVVQEAPAELSQR from the coding sequence ATGAACTGGACGCTCGAAGTCGTCCCGGTCCCCGTCACCGACATGGACCGGGCGAAGGAGTTCTACGCCGACCGGCTCGGCTTCGCGGTCGACGTGGACGACGAGGTCGCGCCCGGGATGCGCGTCATCCAGCTCACCCCGCCCGGCTCGCGCTGCTCGATCGCCCTGCTGCGGGGCATGCCGCCGGCGCCCGGGACCAAGACGATGGCCCCCGGCACCCTGCACGGCATCCAGCTGTGCGTCACCGACATCGAGACGGCCCGCGCCCGACTGCTGGAGCGCGGCGTCGAGGTCTCGCCGGTCCGGCACGTCGGGGCGACGGGCTGGGAGGAGGGCAAGGGCGAGACCTGGAACTCGTTCCTGTCCTTCGAGGACCCCGACGGCAACGGCTGGGTGGTCCAGGAGGCGCCCGCCGAGCTGTCACAGCGCTGA